The Setaria italica strain Yugu1 chromosome IX, Setaria_italica_v2.0, whole genome shotgun sequence genome has a window encoding:
- the LOC101758640 gene encoding DNA-directed RNA polymerase I subunit RPA12 yields MAFWQARDFLFCGVCGTLLTFDSIRSASCPLCGFKRKAKEIEGKETRYTVTAEDIRRELKIEPFVTLESAPMQEVVVRRPKTRRPCPECNHPIAEYYSRQMRSADEGETTFYECMKCHHTFNS; encoded by the exons ATGGCGTTCTGGCAGGCGCGCGATTTCCTCTTCTGCGGCGTGTGCGGCACCCTCCTGACCTTCGACTCCATCCGCTCCGCGTCCTGCCCTCTCTGCGGCTTCAAGCGCAAGGCCAAAG AGATTGAAGGGAAGGAAACACGGTACACCGTCACCGCCGAG GATATTCGAAGGGAGCTGAAGATCGAGCCATTTGTGACTCTTGAATCAGCACCAATGCAGGAGGTGGTTGTGCGAAGACCTAAG ACAAGAAGACCCTGTCCGGAGTGCAATCATCCAATAGCTGAATACTACAGCAGACAA ATGCGTTCAGCAGACGAGGGAGAGACGACATTCTACGAGTGCATGAAATGCCATCACACGTTCAACAGTTAG